The genomic stretch CGCATGTGTTTCTCGACATGGGCGACGACAATGAGAAAGTCTGCCCCTATTGCTCGACGCTCTATCGCTATTCGCCGAAGCTGAAGGCGTCGGAAACGCTGCCGGTCGGCTGCCTCTACGTCGACCAGGCCGCCTGATTCTTTCGCGACAGAGCTGATGGACGACACGCGCTCCCGGCAAGTCGTCATCGCCGGAGCGGGCGTCGCCGGGCTGACGGCGGCCATCGCCTTTGCCGAACGCGGCTATTGCGTGCAGGTTTTCGAACAAGCACAGCGCCTCGAAGCCGTGGGTGCCGGCCTCCAGCTCTCCCCCAACGCAACACGCATCCTGCGCCAACTCGGCGTGCTCGACCGGCTGTTGCCGGCGGCGGTTCAGCCGGAGGCCGTGGTGCTGAAGGACGCAAGGACGTTGCGCGAATTGGCGCGGGTGCCGCTGGGGCAAGCTGGCGAAACGCGCTGGGGCGCTCCCTATCTCGTCGCGCACCGGGCGGACCTGCAGAGCGCGCTGATGGCGCGTGTTGCCGAGATGCCTGATATTCGTCTCACTCTCGGAGGGCGCGTCGAGAAAATTGCTACTGGCAGCCATGGTGTCACGGCGACTGTCGAGATCGGCGGCAAGACGGCAGAGGAACAAGGCTCGTTGCTGGTCGGTGCCGATGGCGTCTGGTCGTTGGTGCGCGCGCTTGTCGATTCAAACAGGATGGCATCGCCAAGAAGCCGCTTTTCGGGAGAGTTGGCCTGGCGCGCCACCGTCGCAGCCGATAGCGGCGCTGGGCAAGCCTTTGCCGCGATCGGTGCGGTCGATTGCGTCACGACTTTTCTCCATCCGGGTTTCCACATGGTCGCCTATCCCGTCAGCAAGGGCGACGCCTTCAACGTCGTCGCCTTCACAAAAGGTGAGCGCGTCGCCGAGGGCTGGTCCGGCCGTGCCGATCCAAGCATCCTCGCCGCCGCCATGCGCGGCACCGCGTCAAGCCTTGCAAAGCTGGTGGAACGGGCCGGTCCATGGCTGACGTGGCCACTCCATACCGTTGAGCAGAAGCAGCCCTGGACAACGCCAGCCGGCATCGCACTGATCGGCGATGCCGCGCATGCGATGACGCCGTTCGCGGCGCAGGGGGCAGCGATGGCGATCGAGGATGCAGCGACGCTTGCCAATGTCATAGCCGACTTCCCTGGCTGTCCAGTGGAAAGTCTTCGGATGTGGGAGAACCTGCGACGGCCGCGTGTGGCGAGAGTGGCTCGCCGCGGTGCCATCAACCGCCTTGCCTGGCATGCTGCCGGCCCCATCGCTATGGCCCGCAATCTTATCCTGGCGACACGGCCTGGAGAAAGGCTCGCGGCCGATCTCGACTGGCTTTATGGCTGGGAGGAACGGGAGGTTGTGAGGCGCTGATCGTCCTGGAGCTGCGGGCAGCCGGTCCCTTCTCTCCTGCTGCAAAGCTCTCGAAGATGCGTCACGAGAACAAAGCACCCGGCGTCATATTCCAATAGATGTGGTGATAGCGGGCGAAGAAAAGCAGTGCAGCAGCAACGGAGCACGCCATCGCGGCAGCCAAAGTTACCGCCACAGCCACGAAAACATTCGCTCTCAATGCATACTTCGATACCAGGACGAGTTGGACCGCGATTGCGATCGACGAGAAGCTTGAGACACCGTATGCACTCAGCACCTGCAATCCTTTGATAACCGGCCCAAGTACCACCGCAACGGCTGCAAACAGATACCAGCCAATCGTCATTCCGGTTTCTTTTGGCAGCAGGCTCAAAAAGCCGAATGCAGCGTATTTTATGCCCAGTATCGACAGCGAAAATGCCACCGCTATGGGAAACTTTAAAATCACGCCGCGATAGATGGCCTCGAAGTCGGCACCTGCCCCTGTCACACGGGAGAATAGAAAAATGACTACGGAAGCAACAACGGCTATCGCCAAGCTTGAAATGAACTTATAGATAATCGGGAAATGCGGGATTGAATTGCCCCAGTGACCTAGGAGATCCAGATATCCTACGCACTGTTGGGCAAGTGCGAATACAGCAGCGATGGCTGCGATCGCGTACCAGGTATCGTCTCGCTCCGATATTTTACGAATGACGGCGCCCGGTTTTATATAGAAAGTGAATCCGCCAACAAAATATTTTATAAGCGCATCAAAAAAAGACACAACACTCTCCGCGCCATCGCCAATATGTATTTCTACATATAAAAACTAATAGCGCGTTATGCGGATCACCTACTGTACAGCTTCAGCGACCACCCCAGCGACACCGGCAGCGGGTTCCACCAACCAGTTCGCAGCCCAGCGGTGCGCAGTGCGGCGGCGGTCCAGGTGTTGCAGCCGACCAGTGCGTTGAAATGGCCGTTGGCTTCGAAAAAGCCATCGAATTTGGAATAACCGGCATTCGGGATATGGATCGGACCACTCGGCCCCTGCTGAAAACTGGCCTGGATGAAATCGAGCAATGCCGCGAACTGGTCGTCTCCAATATCGAAGCCAGCGACATCCGGATGTGA from Mesorhizobium sp. NZP2077 encodes the following:
- a CDS encoding zinc-finger domain-containing protein — its product is MAGGSIPHFQNDAGHPAIDIGVREFMCTGANPPFDHPHVFLDMGDDNEKVCPYCSTLYRYSPKLKASETLPVGCLYVDQAA
- a CDS encoding FAD-dependent monooxygenase, producing the protein MDDTRSRQVVIAGAGVAGLTAAIAFAERGYCVQVFEQAQRLEAVGAGLQLSPNATRILRQLGVLDRLLPAAVQPEAVVLKDARTLRELARVPLGQAGETRWGAPYLVAHRADLQSALMARVAEMPDIRLTLGGRVEKIATGSHGVTATVEIGGKTAEEQGSLLVGADGVWSLVRALVDSNRMASPRSRFSGELAWRATVAADSGAGQAFAAIGAVDCVTTFLHPGFHMVAYPVSKGDAFNVVAFTKGERVAEGWSGRADPSILAAAMRGTASSLAKLVERAGPWLTWPLHTVEQKQPWTTPAGIALIGDAAHAMTPFAAQGAAMAIEDAATLANVIADFPGCPVESLRMWENLRRPRVARVARRGAINRLAWHAAGPIAMARNLILATRPGERLAADLDWLYGWEEREVVRR